A section of the Humulus lupulus chromosome 2, drHumLupu1.1, whole genome shotgun sequence genome encodes:
- the LOC133814085 gene encoding uncharacterized protein LOC133814085: MTRCVIRLEEEERAKIPASPEISLATGIDGANNEADATVDQNAPQDPPKNVGLESKAFPRLVGREITLHVPGHFESWANVPEQYEHLILTKLRYYYQIDDNATLIALAEMAEKYKTRKNIRLAHFKEYYTKPEDFENAVKNPPNELNEEQWRLICQLFTSPQFIARSKQNSLNRQKMKYSSTQGSITMAETLHENQSKGYIENWKDCHTKKCTNTFVNDYAKNEWERMKNTYDSRSSTSDSTEVSEIEILHETLGERRGHNRGVGRKLKGQSSKRRTQPTTTNQPDLQQTVAQLQRQVQILSQKLSLEERAEMDLEMNNAAPTQPTHPRPSHSHMPRDGSCPSFQPMGFQHQQSQQTPLSFQQLLQQPPIHSSASLTPEHMIQFQQYQMFQSFFQMMSQSPNSSQVMMQMMTQSPQTSQVSQSRTPQMMPTQQMSQMPHTFQMMPIPQGQQYGQQTSSMMPTSHGQQTSPMMPTPHGQQTSPMMPSSQVLPYYPQMPNVPQQQILRNASDDDDDDATTNFF; encoded by the exons ATGACCCGATGCGTCATTCGCctagaggaagaagaaagagccaaaattcctgcttccccagagatttcctTGGCAACGGGGATTGATGGCGCGAACAATGAAGCTGACGCTACTGTCGACCAGAacgctcctcaagatcctcca AAGAACGTAGGGTTGGAGAGTAAAGCTTTCCCTCGTTTGGTAGGGAGGGAGATTACATTGCATGTTCCTGGACATTTTGAGAGTTGGGCAAATGTTCCGGAGCAATACGAACACCTTATCTTAACCAAACTTCga TATTATTATCAGATTGACGACAATGCAACATTAATAGCATTAGCTGAGATGGCCGAAAAATACAAGACGAGAAAGAATATTAGGCTGGCACATTTCAAGGAATATTACACAAAACCAGAAGACTTCGAAAACGCTGTCAAAAACCCCCCCAATGAACTCAATGAAGAACAATGGCGACTAATATGTCAGTTGTTCACATCTCCTCAGTTTATTGCTCGTTCTAAGCAAAATTCTCTCAATCGGCAGAAGATGAAATACTCTTCAACACAAGGGTCGATAACAATGGCCGAAACCCTTCATGAAAAT CAAAGCAAGGGTTACATTGAGAATTGGAAGGATTGTCATACAAAGAAATGCACAAACACCTTTGTCAACGACTATGCCAAAAATGAATGG GAACGGATGAAGAATACTTATGACAGCCGATCTAGTACTTCTGACTCTACAGAAGTTTCTGAGATTGAGATACTCCATGAGACTCTTGGAGAGAGGCGTGGCCATAACCGAGGAGTGGGTCGCAAATTGAAAGGACAATCATCAAAACGGCGTACACAACCAACAACTACTAACCAGCCCGACTTACAGCAGACAGTAGCTCAATTGCAAAGACAAGTTCAGATATTGTCTCAAAAACTGTCTCTTGAGGAACGTGCTGAAATGGATCTTGAGATGAATAATGCAGCTCCAACGCAACCAACGCATCCACGACCATCTCATTCTCATATGCCTAGAGATGGATCTTGTCCATCTTTTCAGCCAATGGGTTTTCAGCATCAGCAATCGCAACAGACTCCTCTTTCCTTTCAGCAACTACTACAACAACCTCCTATTCATTCGTCTGCATCTTTAACCCCTGAACACATGATTCAATTTCAACAATATCAGATGTTCCAGTCATTCTTCCAGATGATGTCACAGTCGCCAAACAGTTCACAAGTAATGATGCAGATGATGACACAATCGCCTCAGACGTCTCAAGTTTCTCAGTCACGGACGCCACAAATGATGCCGACACAACAAATGTCTCAGATGCCGCATACTTTTCAGATGATGCCGATACCACAAGGGCAGCAATATGGGCAGCAAACATCATCGATGATGCCTACATCACATGGCCAGCAAACATCGCCAATGATGCCTACACCACATGGGCAGCAAACATCGCCGATGATGCCAAGTTCGCAGGTGCTGCCCTACTACCCACAGATGCCAAATGTTCCTCAACAACAAATTCTGAGAAATGCTAGTGATGATGACGATGACGATGCTACTACAAatttcttttag